The nucleotide sequence TAATTTGCCTTTTCATTATATGTATTATAAATTTTAGATTAAAATATACTTTTTGTTTCTGAATTTTTTGGAAAGTTTCAAAAGTATGCTTAATGTTTATTTTGATTCAATTTTGTCCCTAATGTTTCAAATAAGTTTCAGTTCTACCCTGGACGTTAATTTTTTTACAGTCAACATCTGGTCAATTATATTTATACCAATTTTGCCCCTAATAGCATCATCATCCACCATCACCATCTCACCTTTAACccagctcatcatcaccaccaccacaaacaacaataacaacaatagatTAAACACAGCTCAACAATACATTTAACAAATATTCTAGAATCACTCTCATGCCAAATTGGGAACACCAATATGAAGAGGACATGGATCTGTTAAGGTTCGAACTAGCAAAGTTGGATGCGAAGCTGCGAAAGAGAAGATTGCGGCTGAAGCAAAGCCAGAGGACAATCTGCAATGAACAACGCAACATGATCTGCAGCAGGGGTCGAACTCTCACGCGGCGTACTTCTCTGTTTGTCACATAGTGACAGTGGCGGCAGTGAGAGGTGGGTGGGCAGTGGCAAGGGGTGGTGGAGGTGGGATGGGGAGCTGTTGGAGATGGATAAGAGAGGGAGGATGAAACAGGACGAGGGTGGTGCAAGGTGAGGGAANNNNNNNNNNNNNNNNNNNNNNNNNNNNNNNNNNNNNNNNNNNNNNNNNNNNNNNNNNNGAACTGGAAGTGGTGAGTGTAAGGGGGTGACTGGGTCGGGTGGGGGTGGTGGCTGTGTGGTGGCATCGATGGGGTGGGGTGGTGctatgatgaagatgatgagatGTAGAAGCATTAGGGGCAAAGTTGGTAAAACTTTGATTGTGCATTAGCAACCCACATTACAATTGCACTTTGAATCTTTGATTTTGTGTATTTAATGATTGCATATTTGCATTTACTAGTGTTTAATATTATGTTTGAAGTTTCAGGTTCATTCTGCAATTGTCTTCTGCCAGAAAGCCTTCAGGTTGCTGCTGTTAGACATCTTCCCGAACATCTAGCATGTTCCGGTAAGATGTTGAGACAATCATATTTGATTTTTGCCAATTGTTGCATAGTCTTGCGCATTTGTCTTTGAAACCAATAAAATGATGTGTTTCAAATTTGTCTGTGCATTGACCGTTGTACTTTCAGCTTCAGCCAATAGAATTTCTAGAAATTGCTAATTATGCCGAGTTTTTATAGTAGTCGGCAGTTGCCTACCAGGACATGGCGATTCTCTGAAATTTTTATTAGCCGACAGTGTAATATTCACAGCATTAAGACATTCACGTTGACATTATAAAAAGTAATATGATTGATAATATTCACAGCATTAAGACATGACAATAATGAAGTAATATGATTCGCATTCACATTGTATCCTCTACAGataatattgattgtttgcttATGAATTAATGCTAGATCTTGGAAAGCTTTTATTTCTAGATTTATGATGGGTTATGGAAAGCATGATTCTATATTTCGCAATATATTTGATGATGCTATTTGATGAAACCGTGCGGATAAGGATAAAAAATGTCTGTGACTGCAGATGATGAGAGATCAGACTCTGATTGGCTTTCAGGATCTAGTGATGATGATaacgacgatgatgatgatgagcgtTCCAATCGCCAGCTGCTAAACTCGCCAAATGGTGATATCTCCTTGATACAGGAAGCACCCATGACTCTAGCTCGGGATGCCCTACGATAACCAATATTTGTTTCTTGTCTGATTATTGTTATTCTTTCTTCCATCTCTTAGCTTGTACCACTTCAGATATCCCAAAAGAAGTGTTTTGTATTATATAAGCACGTTAGTCTGTCTGTTGTATATGTTAATGATGCCACGTTCCTTCAAAATGTAATGTAGATTCTATTGAACTACAAACAAACAATTTATCAGATGTTCCAGTTAGGGCCTTGTAGGTTTGCCTTGTTTTTTCTTCTTAGCAGCCCTCCCCGCAGCATTTTGTCTTAGGAGAGGTTGTGCTTTCCTTAAAGATTGGCAATGCAGCCTCTCCTTCTACACACTTACACGCGTCACTTACCATTTCCCTAATTAGGGgcctgttttttattttttatttatttggttATACACACGCACATCCACTCACACAGACCAAAGGCTCTTTTCTACCACCATCTAGCTATGGCTGGGAATCGAACCTTGGTGTGGCTACTATGAGGCAAACAGGTTTGCCATTCTTACACTATCTCAGCCACACTGGGGCCTGGTTTATAGGCCCCACTTtctagccttttttttttttttttttggataaactattatttttgaataaaactcTACATCCAAACAAAATTCTTATCTAAATCTATCCAAGTTGTTGTAATAACTTTTCAAATTACATGCTCCTTCTCTTTCTCCATTTCTTTCTCCTTGTTCTCCTTTGCTTCCtcgtatttcttcttctttttcttttttatcttctAAATTTGTACACGCaggttttttttctttccttcttctcctccttagagattatcaattcaattcaattcagaataCTCGCATTCATTCAATTCaaaacaattcaattcaattcataatgaaccgaacatgttattaaggtgaaacaattgtatagtactaaatgaacggaacattatccattatataaaatcaaattcaaaacaattttctgcataatgaaccgaacgtgttattaaggtgaaacaattgtatagtactaaatgaacggaacatcaattcgttattaaggtgaaacaattgtatagtgctaaatgaacggaacattatccattatataaaatcaaattcaaaacagttttttgcataatgaaccgaacacgttattaaggtgaaacaattgtatagtactaaatgaacggaacatgatccattatataaaatcaaattcaaaacacatgtgtctacaatttagagattatcaattcaatttaattcagaacacctgcgtccattcaattcaattcaataatGTTGGAGGAGGAGGAGAGGACGTATGCGTGTATTTAAAAATAATGAGAGTGGTTTTTGTTGGTGTTGGACCTACTTAAATaaacttaaatgaaaaaaatactTGAATGTGTAGCAATCCTGATTACTTTTATCTATGAATGtttaaaatattgataaatttattaaaaaaaaaactaattttatacTCATAAAGATAGAATTCTCTTGACAAAACAcgttaaattttaaaagaattgctataaattttaaaattatcttcAAACCAAACTTGATCTAACCTAAATCCAATCTTAGCTCTAATCCTATTTCATTGTCAATTCACTATCACCACCACCATAACTGTCCACATTAAGCAAATATCCGGCACTAAAGTAACGTTTGAAAGAGAGACAGAGATTGAGACTGAGAAATAAAGACTGGGAGATGGGGACTGAAATAAGTCTCGGTAGTGTATTTGGTATAAATTAGGAGACAAGagattgaaataagaatgaagccataatttaatttgtacaaaaagtaaagttagaattaattaattgaaatggagGTATTTAGGTATaagatattattaaagtttcagtttctGCTCCTAAAAATTTAATCCCCTGTGTCTCCACTTTTTAGAGGTactgaaatattgaaattttaaaaatataaactgAAATTTTTGTACCAATCTTCAAGCCAACAAATATGATactaaatttcaattttttaatttgccTCAATACCTTAAAACAAACATTATCTAAAAGAGCCTTCTATTAGCTGGTTACCACCTTCCCCACCATTGCATTGGTATGATCGTCGGCTGTGATTTTGGTGCTCACTTGGCTAGAATTCAAGACAGGAAGCACAGATATAGATATGGTCTCTCTTTGAATTGTAATTTTTTCTTTGCGTGGTCGGTCACATTTCACTTTATTCACTTTATTGGAACACTTGATGGATATCAAGAAGCTTAATTATGTTGAATATATAGAATTTAATTTAAGCAGAAGTATTAATTAAAATCTTAaaagttatgatttttcatatttgaATTAATTGTTATAATGAGTTTTGGTTATGATAAAGTTGAACTTTAAGATTGGAATTTTCTCGAATTTTCagtaaaataaaaacttaaaaacgTAGTGTGTTATGGGTAGAGAAAAGACCATCTTTGTGTcgttacttttaatttaattcgtCCATCAAATATTAGCATCAAGAAATGAGATTAAGTCATTAATCacttttaaataattataattagaccaaaataaaagtttaaattatAATAAACTTTTAATAGATTTATTTTTGATACACTGAAATTTCTgcacaattattttttttttttaaatcatgaaGGGGTAAAGTAAAACTGATGTGCATACATTAATTCACCTCTCTTAGTTGACATCAAATGAAGGAGGTAATTAACTCTTTAGATtagaaatggatcctctcaattgttaaaaaaaattgagagtgtaaagtgtgatttttaatcttttattgttctctctcttatatttattcttggtctTACTTATAAAATCAATAGTGAAAGATTACACTTTACTctcttaattattaaaaaaaattgagaggatccatttctcATTAGATTCAAAGAAACTTATAAGCACGAAGGATTAATTTTTTGTggaataaaataaaaaccaagaTAGAAAGAATATCAGCGCATCTAATCCATGTAAGAGGTACAAATAGAACGGGGAATAGGGGATTGAGAGTGAAGGACTATTAAAATTGGGGTTAAATTAGGTTAGtttagaaaataatttaaaaatttttaataatttttaaatttttgaataattttattaagagaattttattttttatggatataatatttgttttaatttttagtgGAAAGATTTGTCAGCTTTAATATTAGAGTCGGAtcatttatcctttttttttcttttgaaaggcTTTTTTGGTCTTTCTCTTAAATCCTCTCTTTCTACTCTTTTTTGCTAAGGGTTTTAGGTTTAATTTGAATAGACAGCTTAATTAAgttctttttaaaaaaagaatttaaataataaatatttatattaaaagtagtttataaataagttattttgtatttggttttTTAATCCTaaagtttttatttaaaagaaaagtgataaaaaaatttttattataaaaaaagtcatttttttaacttctctataagtacttaaataactttttaaaaagttataatttgattttaaaaattttaccaaacatTAATGTTATAACTTTTTataagttaaaagtaaaaaaaagtaaTTTATGGACCTATCCAAACTGGCCCTTATTCTAATTCTTTTAGGAATAGCAGTCTCTCAAACCAAAAGAACATGACACTATGACAACCTTTTTCTCTAAGACCATCTCCAAATAGAGAATTTATCTCAATTCCTATTTATGCCCCACTTGTCATAAAAAGTAAATTCACATCAGCTTTTGTATTTATAAACAGTAAATAGAAACTCAAaacatttttctcttcttcattaGAAAGAATTAAGTTTAGTCCCTTTTATGGTCtcacttaattaattattaatgtaattaaaattaatataaatatttttttacaataatattattataatttataaattaaaaataatttacttaATATAAAGAAAAAGATAGTTAAAATTTATAGTTGACGATACGTATTATGAAATTGTCATATGTGTTCAATCAAGTCCTCTTTTAGTTGTCGATGTTGCTGCCTATTTTGAAGTTGGATATTTCTTTCGAGAGAAATTGATGATATGGTGCAAAGTCTTCCTCTCCCAATTGTGGTTGTGATAAGTCATTTTTGACATCGTCATATTCTAGGTCCTTAGCAAAATTTTTTGTATAATTGTCTCTTTCATCTTCAACAATcatattatgcaatataataCAAGTTCTCATTATATTTGCaagtttcttctttttcaaaagtggGTTGGACCACATATAATTGCATAGTGTACTTGCAATACTCTGAATGCTCGCTCTAcatcttttctttgtctttcttggCATTGTACAAATAACTTGCGTTCCTGCCTTTGTGGCTTTGATATTGATGTGACAAATGTGGTCCATTCAGGATAAATACTATCCGTTAAATAGTATCTCATAGTATAATTATCACCATTGATAGTGCAATTTACCTTCGGAGTACGATCATTTAGATTATCATTGAATACTGGTGAAAGATCAAATACGTTGATATCATTATTTGAACCAAAAATTTCAAAGAATGCATGCCATATCCAAATGTCTAAAGATGCTACAACCTCAAGTAATACAGTTGCAACCCTACGATAACCACTCATATACATACGTTTCCACGTCTTTGGACAATTTTTTCATTTCCATTGCATGCAGTCGATGCTATCCAACATGTCAGAAAAGTCACGAGCCTTCGCCATTTGTATCAGGCGTCGTATATCATTTGAATTTAGTTTTAGCAAGTATTCATCCTAGAACATTGAAATGACACCTTAAACAAAATTTTCAAGTATTCAATTGTGGTGCTCTTGCCTATGCGCACATAATCATCAACAGCATCAGTTGCTACACCATATGCTAACTTCCGTATCGCAACAGTGCATTTTTGCAGTGATGACAAGCCTCTTCTCCCAATAGCATTGATCCTCTGTTGGAAATATGAATAGGCATGTGAGAAGACATCTACTATCCAAAAAAATACATGTATTCTCATTCGAAACCTCCATAGAAAAATATCAGCACTATATATTGGCTCATCTGTAAAGTAATCTTTCAAAAGGCGATTATGTCTTGCTTCTCGATCTCTGTTGATCTATCTATGAGGAGTTGGAAAAGAGCTATTCTCAATGACTTCTTCTTCTAAATCATCAAACAAACACTCATCGATCCAATTATCTATGAGTGTATTATCTCGCCTTCTTTTACTATAAAAAGCCTCATTAAATATATAATCAAAATTTTTagccattttttaaaatataatatttagtaATTTTTGTAAGGTGAGAAACTAGTTTTGAATGGAGTTTGTGATGGTAAATGTTTGATAATTGATATTTATAAGTATATCCGCAACAAATAGCTACttttcaatggctacttttgCAACGTCTATTttataattgttatttttttatctaattttaaaacGGTTAGTTTTGTAATAGTTACTTTCATAATCAATAATGCATAATAATATTGACTAATTTTAAAAGTTAcatcacaaataaaaaaaaaaatactatattACAAAATAGAACAAAACAAACTAACAAAGTACACACATacattaatatataataaaaataaataagactaCTTAACTCTATAAATCCAAGGAACCATTAAGTAAACCACTTATTAATATTTTCTCTCATGCAATCTCATGAAAAGTTTGTCGTTTTTCAATCATTGTAGACGTATCAGTATTAAGTATTTGCATATCcatttctcttttccttttttattgcatttatttttatttctttaatatATCTTTGAGTTTataattcttgttctttcattacCGCTTGAATTTGTAACTCCTTTTCTTTAATTGCCATAATCTTTTCTCTATGTTccatctcctcttctttttccttttcttatcCATTAGTTTCTTTTTCCTATCATTATTAATATCTTTCATGAGAAATAGTTTCCTAATAATCGATGTTTTTTTTACTAAGATCTTCAGACATTTTAGACATTTGTGTTTcttctttatcatttttcttgCTCTTCTTTGATCCTTGTGGGCGAAAGAAAGAGTCCACACCGATTTTCTTAGCCCGATTTTTTCAGCTAAcggtatttttgaatttgatgataaTGAGTATGCTCCAGTTGCACTGACCTTGATTTTTTTTATCCTTCAATTTGTGTTGGTAGTTGGCTTCTCCATTTTTGTTCCAAATGAAGCATATTCCAATACCTCTCAAACATGAATTTTTATCATAATTTGTGAAATAAATTTTATAGGCCAACTCGCTTATATCATAAGCATTCGAACCACTCCTTATATTTCGACTAGCTTGAGCGTAGCAACCAGCAAAGTGTGCAACTACTTTGTTGATCTTATATCATCGTTTCTTACATGCAACTATCATCCTTTTCATATCAGCACTAAATTCTACACAATAGCCGTGAATTCGATTCCAAAATGTTTCATCCTTTTGGTCAGTACTAACGATAGGGTTAGTTAAAATATTCAACCATATACTGATCAACATCTCATCCTTTTCAATTTTATCATCATTGAGGTCGATAGCATCTAATCTATGAGGGTTGGcaaaatctgaatattgggaatttggactAGATTGTATCGGAGTCTGAAAAGATAGGTTAAAAGAGCCACCAACACCAGATGAGTCATGTCTCGATGCATAGAATTGAGTTGGAAATGACAAGGATGTTGGAGTAACATTTCCGATAGAGGGATTAAATATGGATGAAAATGGATAATTTggtgtttgtgaattttgattaTGTGGTTGGAAAATAGGaaattgattattatgaaaaagcTTGAAAACTGAAATTAGGAAGATTTTGTACATTTAGACTTTAAAATGTATTTGGTAGTttgaagttttgatttggaatttGAGAATTTGAAGTTTGAGATTGTTGGGTATTTggagtttaaaaaaaaattaaataattgagaaaagagttgaattggttTGGATCGATTTTtttgaacaaaaaataataacagCAAAACGTTGATTtcataaatttaaaagaaaattgaagagTATAAAAAgttgtgaaaaataaaagtatATGTAAGtagtatatataaaataataaatattaatttattaataataacagtAATATAAGCATGAATTGATATATCTTATATATCCATAAAAAACAGTTTTGGATTTGTAAATCCCAAGTCTCTTGGGTGAACTACGACAGATTTGAATGTAAGTTTTTGTAGCATGATAACATATAAAGACTACAAATAACAATCTATTTGCTTCtattaataaaatatatagaTGATTACACTTTGTAACTATCACTTTTGATATCTACAAAATTACTAAAAGATTTATTTATatgttataaatttaaaaaaataaaacgcATCTATTAGGTTAAAAGCTGCAATATAGAAAAAGTATAAATAAAAAGAGTAGTAACATTTTATGAAATAGATTATGAAAAAAATTTCTCTCGTCTAGAGATCAGGGTTGATGTAGTTTAAGTAGTTGAAATTCAGATCAACAAAGAATCTAGAAACCTATCCCTACATAATATAGAACATCAATGCCTAAGTTCATAAAATAGCAGTTATCCTATATTTCAGAATTGATTGATCCGTATAAGATATCATTTTAGTTAAGGTGAGCAAGCATCAGAATATACataagggaaaaagaaaaaggaaaaacaataCTTGTAGATACAGACAGACCCACAAAACTTGTGGGTTTAGGAGTTGGTTTTTCAATACACATGGATATTGATACTAATTCCTCCCAAATTATTACTATTACTCCGGATTGAGCAACTGTCATCACTGGTAAGTTTCTCCGCAGAAATCTTCTGGTTAGGACCACACTGCAGCCAAAGGCATGAGATTCTTGCCAGTGCTGCCCGTCCAGCAACCCCTACACGGTAAACCACACTTAAATCTGCCCAAATTTCACCAGGCATAGTTTGCAATTGAATGCTTGGATCATATCCTTCAAGATCGGACTCAGTTATCACAACTACAGAATTATCGTCAAACATCATATGATTTCTTGAAGCTATTGCAGCCTCGGAAGCCTTAGTCTTTACAAATAGATCTGCGAAAGGTGCATGTGCAACAAATCTTCTCCCGATGAGGTAGCGGTAGTAATCCTGAACAGCCTGATCTCAAAAATAAAGTTAGGAAAATTTAGCCATAATTATTATCCATTTTCCGTACACCATTCTAAAATAAGAACAGTAGCGCTTAACTTACCATTGCTCTAAAATAATCCAAATCAGTCCCCAAGGATTTTAAAAGCGGACACTTTAGTccctaagaaaaattaatacacaaattaaTTCCCAAGGTTTTACTTTGGCGGACAAATCAGTCCCCAATTcatttttcttggggactaaaatgtccgtttttaatatccttggggactgatttgggtaattactttgCCCAAAAAATGAACTGGGGACTGATTTGTCCGCCAAAATAAAACTTTGGGGATTAacctgtgtattaatttttcttggggactaaagtGTCTACTTTTAAAATCattggggactgatttgggtaattactcataAAAGTATAATATCCAAGCACTCAGAAAAATAGGACAATCAAAGCCATACAGAAAGTCACATGATATGTTATAATAACCAAATGACATTTTATACTTACTTGCCACTGAGATGAAGCCAAAAGCACCCTTGGCCGAATTGACTTCACATAATCATATGCACCCTCCGGGGTCATTAGTTTGTGGTGCACCTACACAACAGCTTGGATTGTAAGAAAAACTAGGACTGTGATCATTTTATACACTCTTAAGGCAAGGTACCAACCAGATAACAAATAACAACAGTTGTGCTGCGACCACGCCCAGCTTTGCAGTGGACATATGTAGTGTGTCCAGATAATGCATTTTCTTCAGCAAAAGAACCCAATAATCAAATCAATAGGGGAAAGAAGTCAACATAATTTCAAATGTGTAGAATAACTATCAAAATGAGAACCGTTGTTGTTCAAAGCCTATCTGTAGATTTCCATAAGTTCTTAACTTGTAAAACCTTTATCCAgatccctttttctttttgtgCAGGTAAAGAGGTGTAGGTCTTTGATAAAATCAAGAGAAGTATAATGCATGACAATGAGGAGTGTAATGTGTAAGGATTAGGGATATGAAACAAACTGTAGACATCATCAATCCATGATGCTTCCATCTTATAAGGCCACATTATGCAACAGTTTACAAATACATTAAATATTAATGATCATTTATCCTCCAAAGGAAAGTAACACTAGTGTATATGACCCTAAATTTAGTCAAGATATTTTCATAATACTGACCATGTATGAAGTCCACAGCACGGCATATATCATGCAACGATGGAGCAAAACAGTAATCTCTAGTAGGAATCACTAGATGGTCAATTCCATGAGCCTGTCATATTCGTTCAATGTATTATTAATAATGAAATCTTTCGAAAAACACCCTAGATTCTATTATAATCCAGTGCAAAATGCAGAACAACAAACATAACCTCACACAACCCAATATAGACAACTGGTAAACATCAAAAACAAATGTTTCCAGTCTCTCTGCAATTAAAGAAATTGTTCACAAAATCTACATCCCTCATTCCCCAGATTATAAAATTTCAACTGAACTTCATTCTCATTGAGAAAATTAGCCCACAAAAATACCAATACTCAGTAGACGAACAAATGCAATTTCAAGGGAAAGGGCTATGCATAATATACTCACATAATATAATGTGGTTGGAACCAAAGTCTCATATGACTCATTCAATGTGACAACCCCACGAACACCAAGCTCCTTCAGACGGGGAACATCAATTGGAAATGGAACAGCACCTAATAATATgaactgaaaaagaagaaattaagtACGTCAGAATTAGGAGGAGTTCAACTTTCAAAACATAAGACAATATTCAAATGTAACCAATAAAAACATGCAATCTCAGCTCAAACTTTCAAATCAAAATCGTTCCTTTCAACTCTATGCCAACTATTTCAAACCCAGTTAGTCTAGCAGCCAACTCTAAATCAACAGGGAACAAACATTTGAAAACTGCAAACATGCCCTTTCCATATTATGGTATTAATTAGTAGAGTTTAATTGATAGTCACCACCATTTTAAAGAGATATATATACAAGCATGAAGCATCCAATTACATATTGTCAGTAATGAACTGACCGATACAGAACGCTAAACTCAGTATAAGACATTTCAACACATTGTTGGATGTCAATACAAAGAATAAACTAACTATTAAACTATGACAGTCAGACAATATCTATTATAGTGATCAACAGAGAACAAAGGCCAAAATTAATAGCTACACTGGCATATATTAAAGCAGGTGAAGAAACCAAAGGAGGCAAATTCACTCAATATATAGATCCCTCTACATGTTAATAATCACACACCTCTTTCACCAAGTTTATGTGGATTTATATCAAAACAATCACATCAATGAGAAA is from Arachis ipaensis cultivar K30076 chromosome B01, Araip1.1, whole genome shotgun sequence and encodes:
- the LOC107629611 gene encoding putative dual specificity protein phosphatase DSP8; amino-acid sequence: MRIEELKCGGEVEGNGEEERSSSFRGYDAKKVLVGAGARALFYPTLLYNVVRNKIQAEFRWWDKVDEFILLGAVPFPIDVPRLKELGVRGVVTLNESYETLVPTTLYYAHGIDHLVIPTRDYCFAPSLHDICRAVDFIHENALSGHTTYVHCKAGRGRSTTVVICYLVHHKLMTPEGAYDYVKSIRPRVLLASSQWQAVQDYYRYLIGRRFVAHAPFADLFVKTKASEAAIASRNHMMFDDNSVVVITESDLEGYDPSIQLQTMPGEIWADLSVVYRVGVAGRAALARISCLWLQCGPNQKISAEKLTSDDSCSIRSNSNNLGGISINIHVY